The following proteins are encoded in a genomic region of Ornithinibacillus sp. 4-3:
- a CDS encoding P1 family peptidase has translation MQLPKGAKNCITDIAGVQVGHVTLYEKLNDKDVICTGVTAILPHTGNLFREKVRAASYVVNGFGKTAGLIQVDELGLIESPIMLTNTFSVGPVLQGALTYMLEETEEIGDSTSSINIVVGECNDSHLNSMRLQAIKPEHAIEAIQKATNEPAEEGAVGAGKGMVCFGHKGGIGTSSRVVTVEEKDYTVGCLVLSNFGKRDDALFADLTPQGEIDTPDGSIMMIIATDAPLYDRQLRRIAKRAGAGLARTGSSYDNGSGDIVISFSTANRYKHHYEGAEEALTHLRDDHSTMNRFFQAVTEATEEAILSSLRNAETTEGRNGRVIYQAKF, from the coding sequence ATGCAACTTCCAAAAGGAGCCAAAAATTGTATTACGGATATTGCAGGTGTTCAAGTTGGACATGTAACTTTATATGAAAAACTCAATGATAAAGATGTGATTTGTACAGGAGTCACTGCGATATTACCACATACTGGTAATCTCTTCAGAGAAAAGGTCCGTGCTGCAAGCTATGTTGTGAACGGATTTGGAAAAACTGCTGGTCTGATACAAGTAGATGAACTAGGGTTAATTGAATCACCAATTATGCTAACTAATACTTTTAGTGTAGGTCCTGTATTACAAGGGGCATTAACCTATATGTTAGAGGAAACAGAGGAAATTGGAGATTCTACAAGCTCTATTAATATTGTGGTTGGTGAATGTAATGATAGCCATCTGAACTCTATGCGCCTACAAGCTATCAAACCAGAGCATGCGATAGAAGCTATTCAAAAAGCAACCAATGAACCAGCTGAAGAAGGTGCTGTTGGTGCAGGAAAAGGAATGGTTTGCTTTGGTCATAAAGGTGGAATTGGTACATCCTCAAGGGTGGTAACGGTGGAAGAGAAGGATTATACGGTTGGTTGCCTAGTACTATCTAATTTCGGAAAACGTGACGATGCACTATTTGCTGATCTAACTCCTCAAGGAGAAATAGATACTCCAGATGGTTCTATTATGATGATTATTGCTACAGATGCCCCATTATATGATCGTCAATTACGCAGAATTGCAAAACGTGCCGGTGCTGGACTTGCCCGCACAGGTAGTAGCTATGATAATGGTAGTGGAGATATTGTTATTTCTTTCTCTACGGCAAACAGATACAAACATCATTATGAAGGTGCAGAAGAAGCACTAACACATCTTCGCGACGATCACTCAACCATGAATAGATTTTTTCAAGCTGTTACAGAAGCAACGGAAGAAGCTATTCTTAGCTCACTTAGAAATGCAGAAACAACAGAAGGGAGAAATGGACGAGTTATCTATCAAGCAAAATTTTAA
- a CDS encoding ABC-F family ATP-binding cassette domain-containing protein, which produces MLTVENLQKSYGDKVLFQSLDFTIRPLDRIGLIGVNGTGKSSLLKIIASIETADQGTIKAAKDYRIEYLAQDPDLDPALTVLEQIYLGETTVMQVMRDYEKALLELEADPMNEGAQNRLMKMQQAMDEHEAWEANTKAKTILTKLGIKDFQKKIGALSGGQQKRVALANALIQPADLLILDEPTNHLDNMTIEWLETYLTTYQGALLLVTHDRYFLNRVTNRIYELDHGVLYTYEGNYEVFLEKKAEREEVEAKEQQKHRSTLRRELAWLRRGARARTTKQKARIERVEELQDKKFTADHNAVDFQVGSTRLGNKVVELKDVAISFDGKQIIAPFSRLIKPEDRIGIIGPNGTGKTTMLQIIAGRLQADQGEVEVGETVKFGYYTQGDEELNGEKRIIEYIKDVAEVIYTKDGRPITAEQMLEHFLFSRAEQWTYIRRLSGGEKRRLYLLKILMTEPNVLLLDEPTNDLDTQTLGVLEEYLQDFPGVVITVSHDRYFLDRIVEELLVFTGSGSIKNFYGNYSEFLEKEKAIFEEVVPVRQQPKAPEVTEKKKKKLSYMEQREWDSIENEIMELEEKQEALQAAIAEAGSDFDRVQDLFAEQQEVDTQLEIKMERWEELSLLVEELK; this is translated from the coding sequence ATGCTTACAGTAGAAAACTTACAAAAGTCATATGGAGATAAAGTATTATTTCAATCACTTGATTTCACTATTCGTCCCCTAGACAGAATTGGTTTAATTGGTGTGAATGGTACAGGAAAGTCAAGCTTATTAAAAATAATCGCATCAATAGAAACAGCTGATCAAGGGACAATTAAAGCAGCAAAGGATTATCGGATTGAATACTTAGCGCAGGATCCAGATCTAGATCCTGCGTTAACTGTCTTAGAGCAAATATATCTGGGTGAAACCACTGTGATGCAGGTGATGCGTGACTATGAAAAAGCGCTTCTCGAGCTGGAAGCAGACCCAATGAACGAAGGAGCACAAAATCGTTTAATGAAGATGCAGCAAGCAATGGATGAACATGAAGCTTGGGAAGCAAATACAAAGGCTAAAACGATTTTAACGAAATTGGGGATTAAAGATTTCCAAAAGAAAATTGGCGCTTTATCAGGTGGACAGCAAAAACGCGTTGCTTTGGCAAATGCTTTAATTCAGCCTGCGGACTTACTAATTTTAGATGAGCCAACAAACCATTTAGATAATATGACAATTGAATGGTTGGAAACATATCTAACGACTTATCAAGGGGCTTTATTATTGGTAACACATGATCGTTATTTCTTAAATCGTGTCACCAACCGAATTTATGAATTGGATCATGGTGTTTTATATACGTATGAAGGTAATTATGAAGTGTTTTTAGAGAAAAAAGCAGAGCGTGAGGAAGTAGAAGCGAAAGAACAGCAAAAGCATCGCAGTACATTGCGTAGAGAATTGGCTTGGCTACGCCGAGGTGCTCGTGCTAGGACAACGAAACAAAAAGCTCGTATTGAACGAGTGGAGGAGTTACAGGATAAAAAATTTACAGCTGATCATAATGCGGTTGATTTTCAAGTAGGTTCTACTCGTCTAGGAAATAAAGTAGTGGAACTAAAAGATGTAGCCATATCCTTTGATGGAAAGCAGATTATTGCTCCATTTAGCCGTTTAATTAAACCAGAAGATCGCATAGGGATTATTGGTCCAAATGGTACTGGGAAAACAACAATGCTCCAAATCATTGCTGGTCGCCTACAAGCAGATCAAGGAGAAGTTGAAGTAGGTGAAACAGTAAAATTTGGCTATTATACTCAGGGTGACGAAGAGCTTAACGGTGAAAAACGAATTATTGAGTATATTAAAGACGTGGCTGAAGTTATTTATACGAAGGATGGTCGACCAATAACAGCTGAACAGATGCTTGAACATTTCTTATTCTCTCGTGCAGAGCAATGGACATACATTCGTCGATTATCTGGTGGAGAGAAGCGCCGTTTATATTTATTAAAGATTTTAATGACAGAGCCGAATGTTTTACTACTGGATGAGCCGACAAATGATTTGGATACACAGACATTAGGTGTATTAGAAGAATATTTACAGGATTTCCCTGGTGTAGTAATAACCGTTTCACATGATCGTTATTTTCTTGACCGAATTGTAGAAGAATTACTTGTATTTACAGGAAGTGGTTCAATCAAGAATTTTTACGGTAATTACAGTGAATTTTTAGAGAAGGAAAAAGCGATATTTGAGGAAGTAGTGCCAGTCCGCCAGCAGCCTAAAGCTCCTGAAGTCACTGAAAAGAAAAAGAAGAAGCTTTCTTATATGGAGCAAAGGGAATGGGATTCCATAGAAAATGAAATTATGGAGCTAGAAGAGAAGCAAGAAGCATTACAAGCGGCTATTGCTGAGGCTGGAAGTGACTTTGATCGGGTACAGGATTTATTTGCGGAACAACAGGAAGTCGATACACAATTAGAAATAAAGATGGAGCGTTGGGAAGAGCTGTCCTTACTTGTTGAAGAACTAAAATAA